The Haploplasma axanthum region CATATTAGCGGCGATACCTAAACCTATTGCTGTATGTGTTTTACCAACTCCAGGATTACCTACTAATATTACATTTCTGCCTTCATCTAAAAATCTTAATGATTGAAGTTCTCTAATTTGATTAGATACCTCAATTGGAAATGATTCTAGTTTAAGATCATGTAGATATTTAAGGTGTGGATATTTAGCTATTCTAATTCTGCGGTTAATACCATTTGATTCTCTAGCTCTTGTTTCACTAGTTAATACTAGTTTTAAGAAGTCTTCATAACTTGCATTATTATCCATTGCTTCACTAATAATACTTTGGTAATTATCTCTTATATTTGCTAGTTTTAAAATACTTGCTAATTGCTCAATTGTTTTCATTGTATAGTTTCTCCTTGATTAAATAGATTTGATATTTGACTTAATTGATTAGAACTAACTTCTTCAATAGTAATTTCCATTGATTTAATAGTTGTTAGTTTATGACCATTATTAAGTTTTATTAATAACTCATTTAATTCATAAATATCATTTTCATTAATCAATTTAATGAAATCCTTTGGCTTTGTGGTAAAATATTTATGAAAAAGAGTTTGGATAACTTTTGGTGCTTGCTTTAAAGCGATTGAGTTTAAAAGTGCACCTGGCTTTTTCGTGAAAGTGGTAGTGAAGTGGAATATATCGATAGTATATTCTCCTTTGCCCACTTTTTTATTATGGCTTGCTATTAGTTCATGTTTTAAGTTATAAACGTTTATATGTTCTAAATAAACATTAGAATAGACATTTTCACCAACATATGAATCAGGAACTGAGTAATAATTTGAATCAATCATTATTATTGATTCATGATTTACTTTTGCTTGAATAAGTCTTCCTAGTTCATATTTGGCTTTTGGTAGTTTAATTAAATTAACTCTTTCATTCACTACCTTTACTTTATCTTGATTAATCTTAAAAATTTCATCAACTACATATTTCCTTAAATTATCTAAAGAATAAAATTTATAGTTGAAGGTAAATAGTTCACTTCTTGCTATTTTGCCGCTAGTTTCTACATGTCCTTTTTCATTACCGCTTCTTGGATTAGTAGTCATAATCTTAAAACCATAATAGTTAGATAATTTAATTAGCTCTTCATTATAAACTTTAGCACCACCATAGACAAATTTACTTACTACATTTCTCATGTTATCGAAAACCATTGTTTTAGGTACACCATTAATTTCTTCGAAGAATGTTACTAAACTGTCAATAAATGATTCAAATTTCTGGTTTTGATAATGTTTAACAAATATATAGTTACTGTGAGGTAGGGTTATTGTTGCTTGATATAATTTTTTTACCTGATCATCAATTAACACTTTCACTTCATGAAAGTCATATTCAGCTCTAAAGCCTGGAGCATATTGCTGTTTGATAAAAGCTTCCTTGTTTTTATTTTTATAACGTTTATATTCAATTTGGATTGTTGTTATACCAACATCAAAACCTTCTGATCTTAGTTTACGGTGAAGAAGAGATGCAGTTAGTTTTTGTTTGTTTAAACCAAGTAATAAATCTTTTTCTTCATCTTGTTTTAATAGTTCATAAAATCTGTGTTCCAACTCTCCACTAAAAACTTTTCTAACACTTACCCCTTTTCTTACAGGTGCACTTACTAACTCTTTTTGTAATTCAATAATTTTACTTTTATCTGATTCATTTTCTATTAACTTTGTTATAACCTTCATTTCTTTAACGTATTTATTAACTGTATCTTTTGAAATATTTAATGTTAATGCTATTTTACGATTAGACATTCCATTACGCTTTAGTGATAATATATCGTTTTTCATGTATATTGATACCATTCTTTCTACCTCACATTATTTAAATTATATGAGGTTATTATACTATGTATGAATATACTGACCTAGTTTCCTACCAACTTTATTTAATTTATTGACCTAGTTATATACTAACAAATACATAAAATTAAGAGTATACTAGTTTTTGAGTATAAAACAAAAAAACAAAAAGTCATTTTTTAAACAAATAATAAGGTATATGCTGCGTATTAATGCAGTATTTTTATTTATTTGGGATAAGTAAATATACAATACATTTACAAGTGTTCTATTGTTTAATATAGTTTACTATGTTAAAATTATAAATGGAAAATAACGAAGGAGAATGTGTGGATGAAGAAATTTATTTCAGGGTTAAGTATTTTACTTTTAACTTTATTTTTAGTTTCATGTGGTAAAAAAGATGTATATTTTACAGTAACTTTTGACACGGATGGTGGTACACCATTGGTTGAAAAAAGAGAAGTTTTAAGCGATTCATTAACTGAAAAACCAAGTGATGATCCATTTAAAGAGGGATTTGAATTTAGATTTTGGGTTAATAGTAAGACAAATGAAGAATGGATTTTTGAAAGTAATAAAGTTTTAGAAGAAACAGCACTAATTGCTAAATATGAGATTTTAAATGAGAATATAACTTATACAGTTACTTTTGATTTAGGTTATGATGGAGCGGTTGCAATTAATCCTCAAGAAATTGTTGAAAATGGAAAAATAGAAAATATTTCTAATCCTACAAGAGTTGGTTATACATTTGTTGGATGGTATATACTAGAGGAGAAAGTTTCGTTTGAAACATATTTAGTTAACTCAGATATAACATTAGTGGCTAAATGGAATAAAGATGATAATGGTACTGATCCAATTGAAGATGAGAAAATTTTAGTAACATTTGATTATGGATATGATAATAAAGTTAAGACCGTTGAAATAAAATATGAAACATCAATAACTGAACCTGATGTACCAGTAAGAGATGGTTATACATTCTTAGGTTGGTATGATAGCCAAGAAGATACGATTTATAATTTTGCAAATGAAGTATATGAAGAAATAACACTTATAGCTAAATGGACTTTAAATGTTGAGATACCAGCAGATTATACTGAACAAAAAGGATATCAAACTGGTTTTGAAGCAAATGAAGGTTTTGAAAATAGTACAGTATATAATGAACTTAAGTATGGTGGAACAAGTGAAGAACAATGGAGAATTTTTTACGGTTCGGCATCAATTGGTTCAACAACAGTTATCCCTATTACAGGGGAGCAATCAATACAACTTAGATATTACTCTAATACCCCAACATCTAAGCCATATATTGAAACAATGTTTTCAACAGAGTTTTTAACAAGAATTGTATTTAGCGCTAAATCAAATGTTGCTGGAACTAAATTAAAAGTATTATATTCACTTGTTGAAGGTGAATATGAAGGGGTACAAAATCATGGTGGCTTATACGAATTAACGACTGAAAATGCAACATACACTAGTACTATCCCAAATCATTTTAAAAAAGGAAATGTTTTTGTAAGATTTGAAATGGTAACAACATCAGAAACAGAAAATAAAACTAATATTCAATTAGATGATGTAGAGTTTTATAATATGAAGAAACAAGAAGCATCATATACTGTTAAGTTTGAAACTAATGGTGGTACAAATATTAATGATCAAGAAGTATTATTTGGCGACACTGTAGATTTAAGCGTTATAACAAGTCGTAATGGATATGATTTTGCTGGATGGTTTACAGATAAAAATTTAGAAAATGAGTTTAATGAAGAAATAGAAATTAAAGATAACATAACTTTATATGCAAAATGGATAAAAATAGAGAACTATTTTGAAGGCGAATTTAAGTTTACAGGTAAAACTAAATTTGAAGATAAGAAAATATACTTGGAATTTGCATTTTATGTTCTTGATGAAATAATTGATTTATCAACAATGGCTAAAAAAGAATTATTAATAAATGGTACTATAACTGGGTTTGAATTAGTTGATAAATTAATATTAATTGATTTAGAGACTAAAGGTGAAATCTATTTCAAATTTATTGATACTGATGAATATGTATATGACTCTTACTTGGTATTAGATAATTATTTTGATGAATTAAATATAGTTAATACTGGAAAAGAACCAAGCAAGTATATTTTAAGTGATGAATTATATTATGTAGAATATGAAATAAAAGATATAAATCTTGAAGAAGTTGAAAGTATTTATTATTTTAATACAGAATGGGTTAAGAAAGATAATTTAGAGATTAATCATTATGAAATTGCATCTAGTGAAACTGGATATAGAAAAGTATTAGTTGTTGGCAAAGATGGTTCATTAAATTTAGCAACATTTGCACACTCAGAATATAATCTTATTACTTTTGTTAATGAAGGTGTAGAATCGTATAAACATGTTTTAAATGGAAGTAAAGTAGTAAAACCAAATGTAACAGCGCCAGAAGGTAAAAAAGTAGTTTGGTTAGATGATAAAGAAAATGTATT contains the following coding sequences:
- the istB gene encoding IS21-like element helper ATPase IstB; translated protein: MKTIEQLASILKLANIRDNYQSIISEAMDNNASYEDFLKLVLTSETRARESNGINRRIRIAKYPHLKYLHDLKLESFPIEVSNQIRELQSLRFLDEGRNVILVGNPGVGKTHTAIGLGIAANMKSKNVLYITVPNLITELKESMTLNQLTNYKKRFISYDLVILDELGYIGFDKEGSELLFNLLSMRNETKSIIITTNLAFTRWEEIFGDPTLTAAMVDRLAHKATVINIKGDSYRIKETKEWLSN
- the istA gene encoding IS21 family transposase — encoded protein: MVSIYMKNDILSLKRNGMSNRKIALTLNISKDTVNKYVKEMKVITKLIENESDKSKIIELQKELVSAPVRKGVSVRKVFSGELEHRFYELLKQDEEKDLLLGLNKQKLTASLLHRKLRSEGFDVGITTIQIEYKRYKNKNKEAFIKQQYAPGFRAEYDFHEVKVLIDDQVKKLYQATITLPHSNYIFVKHYQNQKFESFIDSLVTFFEEINGVPKTMVFDNMRNVVSKFVYGGAKVYNEELIKLSNYYGFKIMTTNPRSGNEKGHVETSGKIARSELFTFNYKFYSLDNLRKYVVDEIFKINQDKVKVVNERVNLIKLPKAKYELGRLIQAKVNHESIIMIDSNYYSVPDSYVGENVYSNVYLEHINVYNLKHELIASHNKKVGKGEYTIDIFHFTTTFTKKPGALLNSIALKQAPKVIQTLFHKYFTTKPKDFIKLINENDIYELNELLIKLNNGHKLTTIKSMEITIEEVSSNQLSQISNLFNQGETIQ
- a CDS encoding InlB B-repeat-containing protein: MKKFISGLSILLLTLFLVSCGKKDVYFTVTFDTDGGTPLVEKREVLSDSLTEKPSDDPFKEGFEFRFWVNSKTNEEWIFESNKVLEETALIAKYEILNENITYTVTFDLGYDGAVAINPQEIVENGKIENISNPTRVGYTFVGWYILEEKVSFETYLVNSDITLVAKWNKDDNGTDPIEDEKILVTFDYGYDNKVKTVEIKYETSITEPDVPVRDGYTFLGWYDSQEDTIYNFANEVYEEITLIAKWTLNVEIPADYTEQKGYQTGFEANEGFENSTVYNELKYGGTSEEQWRIFYGSASIGSTTVIPITGEQSIQLRYYSNTPTSKPYIETMFSTEFLTRIVFSAKSNVAGTKLKVLYSLVEGEYEGVQNHGGLYELTTENATYTSTIPNHFKKGNVFVRFEMVTTSETENKTNIQLDDVEFYNMKKQEASYTVKFETNGGTNINDQEVLFGDTVDLSVITSRNGYDFAGWFTDKNLENEFNEEIEIKDNITLYAKWIKIENYFEGEFKFTGKTKFEDKKIYLEFAFYVLDEIIDLSTMAKKELLINGTITGFELVDKLILIDLETKGEIYFKFIDTDEYVYDSYLVLDNYFDELNIVNTGKEPSKYILSDELYYVEYEIKDINLEEVESIYYFNTEWVKKDNLEINHYEIASSETGYRKVLVVGKDGSLNLATFAHSEYNLITFVNEGVESYKHVLNGSKVVKPNVTAPEGKKVVWLDDKENVFDFNTPISDDIALTLSFIDSVENEKFRITINVKKTNTNALTATEINETLNTTLFLNSVSAFFDTDGDKIVLKLGSSSKNGSVKLSVEGISRIELVARVYKTDKSIIVVNGEQKELSTELVTYSFLITGNEIIIENMKTPSGAKNRVNIHEIIFYG